From the Candidatus Tanganyikabacteria bacterium genome, one window contains:
- a CDS encoding enolase: MRLKAMAGWAVRIPFVEAFRDAARDRAWYEAVVVRVEDESGEVGYGEGAPRRSAGESPEEALRRVADGLWPALADTELPEIQTAEDIIALGQLLQASDRSPAGIGAGSCALELAILDCGLRTRNRCMVNVLPPARQRVVYGGLIAATTEPAGALAQVKQLKAIGLRAFKLEVGLPDDIERIRAVRDAIGLEASLRLDARGAWTAPRALDVLWAVAACGIEAVEQPLPPGSAAELARFKRECPVPVMADESLVTPADAEALIAAGAVDFFNIGVSKCGGLSGALQIVRMARRHGIRYQIGSQVGETAVLSAAGRHLAAYCEDVAFVEGSCGTLLLSDDISPDGIRFGHRGEAGVLLGKGLGVRVLDERLQKYAVKHVTRMVSQVRALKSGGLPRPKVLPPVRKQSGDSTGSEPGS; encoded by the coding sequence GTGCGTCTCAAGGCGATGGCCGGCTGGGCGGTGCGCATCCCGTTCGTCGAGGCCTTCCGGGACGCCGCCCGCGATCGCGCCTGGTACGAGGCGGTGGTGGTGCGCGTGGAAGACGAGAGCGGGGAGGTGGGCTACGGAGAGGGCGCGCCCCGCAGGTCCGCCGGCGAATCCCCCGAGGAAGCGCTGCGGCGGGTGGCCGACGGGCTCTGGCCGGCGCTGGCCGACACCGAGTTGCCCGAGATCCAGACGGCCGAAGACATCATCGCCCTGGGCCAGTTGCTGCAGGCGAGCGATCGTTCGCCGGCCGGGATCGGCGCCGGCTCCTGCGCCCTGGAACTCGCGATCCTCGATTGCGGCCTGCGAACCCGCAACCGCTGCATGGTCAACGTCCTCCCCCCGGCCCGCCAGAGAGTGGTGTACGGCGGCCTGATCGCGGCCACGACCGAACCGGCGGGGGCTCTCGCCCAGGTCAAGCAGTTGAAGGCGATCGGCCTGCGCGCCTTCAAGCTCGAGGTGGGTCTTCCCGACGATATCGAGCGGATCCGGGCGGTGCGTGACGCCATCGGCCTGGAGGCTTCGCTGCGGCTGGATGCCCGCGGCGCCTGGACCGCCCCGCGCGCCCTGGATGTGCTGTGGGCGGTCGCGGCCTGCGGTATCGAGGCCGTGGAGCAACCCTTGCCACCCGGATCCGCGGCAGAGCTGGCCCGGTTCAAGCGGGAATGCCCCGTACCCGTGATGGCCGACGAGTCGCTCGTGACGCCAGCCGACGCCGAAGCCTTGATCGCGGCCGGCGCGGTGGACTTCTTCAACATCGGCGTCTCGAAGTGCGGCGGGCTCTCGGGGGCGCTGCAGATCGTGCGCATGGCCCGCCGGCACGGGATTCGCTACCAGATCGGCAGCCAGGTGGGCGAGACCGCCGTCCTGTCCGCCGCGGGCCGCCACCTGGCCGCCTACTGCGAGGACGTGGCCTTCGTCGAAGGCTCCTGCGGCACGCTGCTCCTGTCGGACGATATCAGCCCGGACGGCATCCGCTTCGGCCACCGGGGGGAGGCGGGGGTCCTGCTGGGGAAGGGCCTGGGCGTGCGCGTGCTCGACGAGCGGCTGCAGAAGTACGCCGTCAAGCACGTCACGCGTATGGTCTCGCAAGTTCGCGCTCTCAAGAGCGGAGGCTTGCCACGACCGAAGGTCCTCCCTCCGGTTCGGAAGCAGAGCGGCGATTCGACGGGCTCCGAACCTGGTTCTTGA